The Primulina tabacum isolate GXHZ01 chromosome 16, ASM2559414v2, whole genome shotgun sequence genome window below encodes:
- the LOC142528464 gene encoding uncharacterized protein LOC142528464, with product MDLDLAIRVDSPSVITDQSTSDEKREFERWERSNRMCMMIMKRTIPETFRGTMSSDIATAKAFLQDLEKRFAKSEKSEIGTLLASLVSMRYRGKGNIREYIMKMSHLASRLKALKLDLSEDLLVHLVLISLSPQFNQFKEEERLKQDKTESTHYTSTSKDKGKKRKDKEAADT from the exons ATGGATTTAGACCTTGCGATAAGGGTTGACTCTCCTTCCGTCATTACGGATCAGAGTACCTCTGATGAAAAGAGGGAGTTTGAAAGGTGGGAGAGATCGAATCGCATGTgtatgatgatcatgaagaggACCATTCCAGAAACATTCAGGGGCACAATGTCTAGCGACATTGCTACAGCTAAGGCTTTCCTTCAAGACCTCGAAAAGAGGTTTGCTAAAAGTGAAAAGTCTGAAATTGGTACACTTTTGGCAAGCTTAGTTTCAATGAGGTACAGAGGTAAGGGCAACATCAGGGAGTACATTATGAAAATGTCTCATCTTGCTTCAAGGTTGAAAGCACTGAAGCTTGACCTCTCTGAGGACTTGCTGGTGCATCTGGTTTTGATATCTCTTTCTCCTCAGTTTAACCAGTTCAAG GAAGAGGAAAGGTTGAAGCAAGACAAGACAGAAAGTACTCATTATACCTCTACCTCGAAGGATAAAGgaaagaaacgaaaggataaggAAGCTGCGGATACATAG
- the LOC142528465 gene encoding uncharacterized protein LOC142528465, whose translation MQGDEGDDDCAESDELESAFDSEEEDPQKFQMFEYSENPDLKLGTREFREEVKSTLNVALTYKQAYLGRKKALKLVDGSIAEQFSRVRNYCAELKRSDEVASVILKLTDEDDGPRFQRLYVCFTACKQGFKESCRPVVGADGCFLKTKSGGQLLTVVGLDPNNNIFPIAYALVEGETKDSWMWFMRLLDNDIVFENRDGWTFMSDK comes from the exons ATGCAAGGTGATGAAGGAGATGATGATTGTGCAGAAAGTGATGAGTTAGAGAGTGCATTTGATTCTGAAGAGGAAGATCCACAAAAATTCCAAATGTTTGAATATTCGGAAAATCCTGATTTGAAGCTTG GTACCAGAGAGTTTAGAGAAGAGGTTAAATCTACTTTGAATGTAGCCCTCACATATAAACAAGCTTATTTGGGTCGGAAAAAAGCATTGAAGCTAGTTGATGGTAGCATAGCGGAACAATTTAGCCGAGTAAGAAATTATTGTGCTGAACTGAAAAGGTCCGATGAAGTTGCTTCTGTGATTCTGAAACTGACTGATGAAGATGATGGGCCAAGATTTCAGAGGCTGTATGTGTGCTTTACGGCCTGTAAACAAGGTTTTAAAGAGTCTTGTAGACCTGTGGTTGGAGCTGATGGATGTTTTTTGAAAACCAAAAGTGGTGGGCAGTTGTTGACAGTAGTTGGCCTAGATCCAAATAACAACATTTTTCCTATTGCTTATGCATTGGTGGAAGGAGAGACAAAGGATAGTTGGATGTGGTTTATGCGGTTGTTGGATAACGATATTGTCTTTGAGAATCGAGATGGTTGGACCTTCATGTCTGATAAGTAA